The window GATAATGAAGCAGTTCAGACAAGTCAGAAAAACGTCACAGAAAGCACTACAACTTATGAAACAACACACATCTCGGGTGGAATATGTGGAGCCACCGGGGCCGGAAAGGACAGTCGTGTCTTAGCaattgtgcctgtgtgtgtcaaGTCAAAGAAAGGCAGCAAGGTAATAGAGACTTATGCATTCATGGATAATGGAagccaagccacattctgcaccGAGAAGCTGATGAGACAGCTTGGCATTGTAggcaagaaaacacaaatactGCTCCGAACAATGGGCCAAGAAAAGTTAGAACCGAGCTACCATCTTTCAGGATTAGAGGTGTGTGGTTTGAAAGAGAACATTTACATTGACTTACCTGAGATTTACACTCATAGAGACATTCCAGTGTCCAAAGAGAACATTCCAGTGCAAGACGATTTAAAAAGGTGGCCACACCTTCATGGAATCCAGCTGCCACAAACAACTGCAGACATTGGACTGTTAATAGGCTGTGATGTCTACAAGGCTATGGAACCGTGGGAAGTCAtccacagtgaggatgatggtCCATATGCAGTTCGAACAGTCCTCGGTTGGGTCATCAACGGTCCTCTCAGGAGTGAGGATTGCACCACTCCATCTGAAAGTCAACTGAGTGTCTCTGTGAATCGCATCTCCATTGCTAATGTGGAGAACCTGCTTGTGCAACAGTTTAACCATGATTTCCCAGAGAAAGCCAGTGAGGAGAAACATGAAATGTCACGAGAGGACATCCAGTTTATGGACTCTGTCAATGAAACAGCTAAAAAGGTTGACGGACACTATAGTATAGGTCTTCCCTTAAGAAACAAAGCTGTCAAAATGCCTAACAACCGAGGTGTAGTTGTTCAGAGAGCAGAAAACCTGAAAAAGAAACTTGTCAAAAACAAAGACTTTCACAGAGAGTATCAAAGCTTCATGTCTTACCTGTTGAGTAAAGGCTATGCAGTTGAAGTACCAAAAGAAAAGACTGTGTCTGAGAATGAGAGATTTTGGTACATACCTCATCATGGGGTATATCACCCCCAAAAAGGAAAACTCCGTGTAGTTTTTGACTGTGCAGCTTCATATCAAGGCAAGTCATTGAATGGGGAACTTTTGCAGGGCCCAGATTTAACAAACACACTAATAGGAGTGTTAACAAGATTCAGACATGACCACATTGCCTTAATGTCAGACATAGAGGCTATGTATCatcaagttaaagtgccaccaGAAGACAGTGACCTTCTGAGATTCCTCTGGTGGCCAGATGGAAACTTGAATGAACCACTGCAAGAATACAAGATGGTTGTGCACTTGTTTGGGGCAACATCTTCCCCCAGCTGTGCCAACTTTGCACTGAGGAAGACCGCTGAGGATGCTAAAGACAAAATGGCACCTGCTGCAGTTAAAGCAGTAATGAACAATTTTTATGTGGATGATTGCCTTTTATCAGTGCCAGACGAAACCCAAGCAGTTGCTATGGTCAGGAACTTGACAGCACTCTGTGAGAGTGGAGGATTCCACCTAACAAAGTGGATGAGCAATAGCAGAGCCATCCTTGCCTCCATTACTGAACCTGAAAGAGCAAAGGAGGTTAAGGATTTGGATCTCAGTCATGACGCATTACCTGATGAGAGAGTCCTTGGAGTGAACTGGTGTACTGAGTTGGATGTATTTAAGATCAGGATAAATGCAAAACACGCACCTTAGACAAGACGTGGCATCCTCTCATTCATAAGTGCCATATATGACCCTTTAGGGTTTTTGTCACCTGTCATCCTTCCAGCAAAAATGATCCTGCAGGAGCTGTGTGGCAGGAAAGTCTCCTGGGACGAGCACATCCCCCCTGAACTGGCTCAAAAATCACAGAAGTGGATTTCTGAACTCACAAAGCTTCATGGTTTCACAGTGGACAGATGTCTGAAACCAGTTGGATTTGGAAAAGTCACATCTGCACAAATGCATCACTTTGCCGATGCGAGTGAGAAAGGTTATGGAGTTGTTACCTACCTTCGCATCACAAATGAAAATGGCTCAACTCACTGTTCATTCATCATCGGCAAGTCCAGAGTGTCGCcactgaaacaaacaacaattcCAAGACTGGAATTAACAGCAGCTACAGTTGCTGTAAAAATGGACCGCCTCATGAGAAAGGAGCTGCATATGCCACTGGAAGAATCTATGTTTTGGACTGACAGTACTACTGTGTTGAGGTACAttgccagtgaaaatgttaggTTCAAAACATTTGTAGCAAACAGAGTGTTGCTCATCAGAGACAACACCAAACCAAGTCAGTGGATGTATGTTAACTCTGAGTTAAATCCAGCCGACCATGCGTCAAGAGGCATGAACGCAGACACATTCACTAAATGTCAAAACTGGATTGGTGGGCCAGATTTTTTGACAAGAGACAAGGACCACTGGCCAGTTTCACCTGAcatgagagaaacacagaaagatgatgttgaaatgaaagaaacaatGAGTGTGAATGCTACAAATGTGCACGAGAGCTCACTCAACAAGCTCATTTGTCATTATTCAGAGTGGCACagtttaaaaaaggcagtttcCTGGATGATGAAATTCAAACAACTGCTTCATAAGCTGAGCACACATCGTAAACATCTCATATCACAAGCAAGTGAGAGTTTGAGTTATGAAAAGACAACTGAAATGGTCAAAAGACAAATGCAGAAGTTCAGATCAACTATTAAGGGATCCTTGCTCACTGCCGAAGATGTAGCAAGTGGAGAAATTGAGATTATCAGACTGTGTCAAAGTCAAGGCTTCAGTGATGAACTAATGACTCTCCAGAAGGGTGACAAGCTTAAAAGGAGCAGTCACATTGTCAAACTTGATCCTGTTGTGCAGGATGGGATTTTAAGAGTAGGAGGACGATTGCATCGATCCGCATTACCAGCAGATGCTAAGCATCCTGTGATCCTTCCTAAAAATCACCATGTTTCAGCCTTGATCCTCAGACATATCCATCAAGAAACAGGGCATAGTGGAAGGAATTATACATTGTCCAGACTTAGAGAAAGATTCTGGATTCCACAAGCAGACTCTGCTCTTAGGAAGATACTGTCAAAGTGTGTAACATGCAGGAAGATCTCAGCAAAGCCTGCTGAACAGAGAATGGCAAATTTGCCACAAGATCGCCTGATACCTGACAAACCCCCATTCTCCAGTGTGGGAATAGATTATTTTGGGCCTTTTGAAGTCAAATGTGGGCGGAGTTCAGTCAAAAGGTATGGCGTATTGTTCACATGTCTTACTGTAAGAGCTATTCATATTGAAGTTGCCCATTCACTTGAGACTGATGCCTGCATTAATGCATATAGGAGATTCATTGCAAGGAGAGGCCAAGTGTCAGTCATGAGATCAGATAATGGCACAAATCTAGTGGGAGCAGAGAAGGAAATGCGTGAAGCAATCAAAGGCTGGAATCAGTCAAAAATCTCAGAGATGCTCATGCAGAAAGGTATCACATGGATATTCAACCCACCAGCAGGCTCGCACTTCGGAGGCATCTGGGAGAGACAGATTCGTTCTGTGAGGAGAATTCTAAACCAAATCCTGAAACAGCAGCCTCTTGATGATGAGCGCCTCCACACAGTGCTATGTGAAGTTGAGGCCATTATTAATGGCAGGCCTATAACAAGAGTGTCAAATGATTCAAACGACATAGAGGCTCTCACACCGAACCACCTACTTCTCCTTAAAAGACAACCGGTACTGCCACCTGGAGTGTTTCAAAAGGAGGACCTGTATGCCAAGAGAAGGTGGAGACAGGTGCAGTACTTGTCTGACATCTTCTGGAAGCGTTGGACCAAAGAGTATTTGCCGCTTCTTCAAGAAAGACAGAAGTGGTCAGTAACCAGGAGAAATATGAAAGAAGGAGATGTTGTCCTTATAGTGGATGACAGTGCACCAAGAAGTTCCTGGTTAATGGGAAAAGTTGAAAGGACAGTGTCAGATTCAAAGGGACTTGTCAGAAGTGCATTTGTGAAAACTAAAACAAGTGTTTTGGAAAGGCCAATAGATAAGTTATGTCTGTTGCTTGAAATGGATGAGTAAGTGAAATGTTTATATGCCATGTGTAAAATACTTGTGCTTAAAGCATAGGATTTTCGCTGCATACCAAACTTGAGTAAATATTGAAATGAACTAAATGtggatttaaaaacactgttcaaGTTAAGAGATAAACATAAgttgtatgtaaaaaaaatgagTTAAAAGAAGTTAGTCATATGTTCTGATTTGAGATGAAATGACGCTTTAATGTGTTAAGATGTAATTGTTAGGGGCTGGAATGTAAGCGCCATTTATCATTTAGTAAATTTACTGTTTAATTGTATTTCTTGTTGAGCACGATGAAAGAATGTTTAAATTTAAGGTCAGGGAATATTGAGTACTTTGAATGACTTAattcctgtttgtttgacctttGAACTTTATTTGTCACTCTGTGCAGTTTCCGTTGGCCACTAAGAGATTAACAGGAAATggaattttattgtgaaaggttgTGTTAGTGAATAAACGAGTGACGGCGGAGCAACACGGTTGCTTTACCGTTGGCGTTGCCACCGTGCCGACTCAACGCGTAAAACAGGCTCATGTCGTCTATGTCGTCCATAAATGTGGTTAAAAGAAGAAGTAAGTAGATACTAAGAAGTAAGAAACATGAAGACTAAAGATAGCCACTacactttgtgttttcttgcGATGTATTCTTCGGTTCTTCGGTGGTGGTAGTTGACAGAAACCTATTTATTTACTAGACTAATTTCTTATGTTTGAACATTATGTGTTGCGGTAAGAAACGTAACACCTCCTGTGGTCCAAACACACCGATCCCCACACCTGTGTGTCTTTTGTACTTAATTGATTGACGTGACCCATCACCAATTCTAAGAACGTTGACTGCCACCTTGTGGTGtgacagcaaacaaaaacacccaTAATGGCTCCAACACTTATTTTATTCAAATAGCCTACATTTTTATCTACATTTGATTATTAATTTACTGCTTTAAACCCAGTTTCTGATTAAACAAGCTGCATTTTGAGCTGTGATTCATGCAAACAAATGATGGAAAATGATTATACCATGATGTAATTTATGCAccacttttatttaatttatttgtatttatttcaagtGGATGATTGGGGTTCATCATTTGCTcactgacaaagaaaaggaaaaaaaaaagttgaatgcATTACTGAGTTTAGAGTTAGTGCGACACCTGCAGGTGGATTTTCTGTACAGCAACCAAACTACCATTTTAAAGCTCCACTATAAAGACAATTTGTCATCAGAGTGACTTCATTGGTGTGATGAATCTCATTAAAAAGGTAAATAAGACAGAGGAAACTGTAAATTACTGCTGTACAGggtatatattattataatgtaTATGTTCAAGAGGGGTCAGGGACATCTGGCTTATGGGTTGTATGTGGCCTGTGAGACTGTTTGATCCAGCCCACCAGGCAATTACCTTTTTTCTgtgataaaagaaaataacatgAAATAGCAGACAAACACATCCTTCTTGGTGGTCCCTTCCACTGTGCGCCTGTGAATTTTGTATACGTCTATGCATTGAAACAACTATGCATTTTGCACCAAGAAACTGCACTCTGGTTTGTGCATGGAAATATCAGTGCGTTAATTAGCAAGAAGGGCATCAAAGATATGgggctctagttttgcagaccgggcgaggcgggggcgcagcgcacctgcgcttcgccaactgggtgtggccaggcggattttgcaagtttggcacaccgtgcgcgctggcgcagctactcgtctgtccctgtggcaagccgttttaacatttaatcactaagtccgactatctggaattaccattatagatatctataacgtcattttgactagtagtaatgtcattgtgactcgtatgaattttaatttaagatatctgtaacgtcattctgactagtcaaaattgaatgacagatatctatgacgtcattttgactagtcaaaactgaattacagatatctatgacgtcattctgactagtcaaaactacagttacagatatctgtaattcagttttgactagtaagattcaaactatttttgccattcatgtgtatggggtttgtcattatagatatctacaattacattatgactatctataattccagtttgagatatctacaattacattatgactatctataattccagtttgagatatctacaacgtcattttgactagtcataattcgaattcaagatatctacaacatcatctgaaactcaattcaagatatctagaaaggaccatgtagatatcttcaattgatgataattaaagatatcttgaacttgaattatgactagtcaaaattaaattgtagatatctcaaactggaattacagatatccacaattcagttgtagatatccgcaactacattggagatatctataatgacaaaccccatacacatgaatggcaaaaatagtttgaatcttactagtcaaaactgaattacagatatctgtaattagagttttgactaggcaaaatcgaattacagatatcttgaataagagttttgactaggcaaaattatgttgcagatatcagcaatgaatatccagtctagcgattaaatgttaaaatggcttgccatagatatcttcaattgatgataattaaagatatttatacaaaaaattgtagatatctcaaactggaattacagatatccacaattcagttgcagatatccgtaactacattggagatatctataatgacaaaccccatacataTGAATGgtaaaaatagtttgaatcttactagtcaaaactgaattacagatatgtgtcattagagttttgactaggcaaaatctaattacagatatcttgaataagagttttgactaggcaaaattatgttgcagatatcagcaatgaatatccagtctagcgattaaatgttaaaatggcttgCCATACtgtcccacctccatccctcctacctgcacaagtcggaaggagggaggagagaaggcgtggagtgggttttacacatccgattcacatcacaccaatcaaatgagcccctctcctcgcccttaaatgcgccgcgcgaaggtgtaatgagagtttactcaattcgccatggcagaagaaagcagcagcgtcagatgaccaaacttctcccaggaggaaactgatgttttggtccaggaggtccaagctcacactgtccgaatatacggaactgtgagcagaccttcacgggctgatgatgcaaaggtagcctgggaggaggtctatggcaagccattttaacatttaatcgctagactggatattcattgctgatatctgcaacataattttgccaagtcaaaactcttattcaagatatctgtaattagattttgcctagtcaaaactctaattacagatatctgtaattcagttttgacgagtaagattcaaactatttttgccattcatgtgtatggggtttgtcattatagatatctccaatgtagttgcggatatctgcaattcTTATTGcggatatccgcaactgaattgtggatatctgtaattccagtttgagatatctacaatttaattttgactagtcataattcaagttcaagatatctttaattatcatcaattgaagatatctacatggtcctttctagatatcttgaattgagtttcagatagtcagaatgacgttgtagatatcttgaattcgaattatgactagtcaaaatgacgttgtagatatctacaactgaattatgactagtcaaattgacgttgtagatatctcaaactggaattatagatagtcataatgtaattgtagatatctataatgacaaaccccatacacattaatggcaaaaatagtttgaatcttactagtcaaaactgaattacagatatctgtaactgtagttttgactagtcagaatgatattatagatatctgtaattcagttttgactagtcagaatgacgtcatagatatctgtaattaagttttgactagtcaaaatgacattacagatatctgtaattcagttttgactagtcagaatgacgttactactagtcaaaatgacgttatagatatctgtcattcagttttgactagtcaaaatgacgttatagatatctgtaattaagttttgactagtcagaatgacgttacagatatcttaaattaaaattcatactagtcacaatgacattactactagtcaaaatgacgttatagatatctataattcagttttgactagtcaaaatgacgttatagatatctataattcagttttgactagtcaaaatgacgttatagatatctgtaattcagttttgactagtcaaaatgacatgatagatatctgtcattcagttttgactagtcagaatgacgttacagatatcttaaattaaaattcatactagtcacaatgacattactacaagtcaaaatgacgttatagatatctataatggtaattccagatagtcggacttagtgattaaatgttaaaacggctttcCATATGCCTCTGACACCAGGTTTGACTTTGTCTGAGCAGCAGGGGAACGTTTTCCTGATGCAGCCCCTGAGACTCTGATCTCTAAAGCCGTAGATGAGCGGGCTGAGGAAGCGTGGAGTAAGGATGAAACAGAAGTAGTTAAAAAAGGCAATGTCCTCTGGCAACCAGTTGGCATGCAGCACTACGAGAGTTTCAGTGATCGGATAAGTGAAGGCCAACACACATAGCAGCAGCTGAAAGCCGTGTAGCAGCACAGTGTGCATGGCTTTGTTCACAGACACTTTATCTTGTCTCATTTTCCTGGTTTCCAGCAGGATTCTCACATATGTAAAGATGATGACAACAGCTACTACTGCAAAGAAGAGAATGTTTACAACAGCACGAAACATTTCCTGGATTGGAGATGAGTTGACAATGGTAGATTTACAAAGCACAGGGGTAGAGAGGATATCCACAGCAGGATCTCTTTTCCCAATTGAGTAGTGAATCACAGGGAAGATACAGCTGATGAGCCACAGGGACAGAATAATGATCCAGATACGGTCTGAGCGCCAGGCGGCTGGGCGCTGCAGGGGATAGAAGATGGCAACATAACGCTCCAGTGACATTGTGGCCAGAATTAAAGGTGTGTTCTGGAAGGTGGCACTTGAAACAAACAACATAGGAACACATAGGATAAAAGCAAATTTTACCCTGCCCATGACaaagaggaagagcagcacagagaacaAAAGCTGGACAGTGTCATTGATCAGCATGTAGGCAAACAGGATGTAACGTGATGTGTCCAGGAACTGCCTGTGAGATGCAAAGATGTGCAGCATGACAATAatgcagcagaagaagaggcAGAAGATGGGAACCACCACACACACCTTGATGATCACAGACAGGCTTCTGCTGGAAGTTGCATTGCCTGGATATTCAGTCAGATTCTGCATTTTGCAGCTATGCACTGAAGCAAACCTGTGAAAGATACAATGAGTGAAAAGTccatacacacactaaaacacatcCTCAAAATGCTTAATAACTGACagtaaaacaacacacacatacttttctgtctttcctcatCTACCCTTTAAAGCAGACTATTTGCACTGTGGCTGAATACAAATCCAACATTCAGAATACAAGAGTAACAGTTGCCTAAAAATGTCTTTATCAGTCTTCATCTGTTCTTCTTATCAATGAACAAAATCTGTGGGATGATCTCCCCCTTATCTTAAGTGTTCGGCCCAGTTCAGATCTGTGTGACTTGCCCGATTCCTCCAGAGATACATTACTTACATGATATCATCATACTGCATGATGTTTCTCACTAACTGATATTTCAGTGGGGAGATGAGCTAGATACATTATATAATTATATGTGTAACACACCGTTAAGCAGACAACCAGTTCTCAATGTGAGGCATCAAAATAACCTGTTTTGATTGAAATGGCTGAGACAACAATCAACTAATAACAAAGTTTATATGACAACAGTAACAATAATTACAAGTCATTTAAAGTAGAAAAATATGAgtgagtaatgtgtgtgtgtgcaggtcttTATGAGAAGGACATTGGTTTACAGTCTCAGTCCTCAACAGTAGCTCTGACTGGTTACATGTCACTATATTAGGAGGGATAGCAACAAACAAATCATCAATCTAACTATGATGGGTCGTGACTTATGGGTTTCCCAGATCCATGAGCCCATCCCAactctatttttaaatatcccagcTGTAGTTTTTCTTATCATGGCACCTTTACTAGCCCTCCAGATTATTTGTTGTGTCTGAAACTGAGGTCACACTTTTGCAGATAGTGTCCAAATCTGTCTTGGTTTCATTGCAGTTCTTGGACCAAGTTTTAAATGAGACTTGTAAATCATCAAGTTCCTTCTGAGTCATCTCTAGACTCACAGTGAGATCATAGACTTGCTTTGACAGATCATCAATCCTCTTGTTTGAAGAATAAACTATGATCTGTTCACAGGTTTTGaagctttttttccctgttgTTCAAGCAAGTTTCTATGGAAATCTTTGTGCTGGTCTAACAGTTCACGTACTTGAGTCATGGTGACATGTTCCTCAGTGTGGTTGTTGGAGACTTTGGGTGTCATGGTTTAGACCCAAAGTTCAGCAGAAGAAAATCATAAACCTCCACAAGATGGTAATAATGTCCTCAGTTTTGTTGCAGAGAGTTGGTAAGACTCTTCTTAATTCACTCGGCATTAGACACTACTTTTCACAGACGGTATATGGACCATATCTATTAGTCACACATCTGTTAACTACGTTAATATGGACCTATCTAGGTTCTATTGTTGTTGTCTTTGGACATAATTGACACTTTTGGTCATGACAAAGAGTTGTTGTCGATTTTTACAAAGTTTCtcatatattttgattttttgataTAGCATTATGTGCTTGATGATTTTCTATCTTTCTATTAGgctatttttctattatatcTAGACTATTCGATGTATTATTTATGAATGGTCTGTATTTGTATCTTTGTATTGTTGTCAATTGGAACCAGCTGGCTTCTG is drawn from Epinephelus fuscoguttatus linkage group LG5, E.fuscoguttatus.final_Chr_v1 and contains these coding sequences:
- the LOC125889015 gene encoding odorant receptor 131-2-like — protein: MQNLTEYPGNATSSRSLSVIIKVCVVVPIFCLFFCCIIVMLHIFASHRQFLDTSRYILFAYMLINDTVQLLFSVLLFLFVMGRVKFAFILCVPMLFVSSATFQNTPLILATMSLERYVAIFYPLQRPAAWRSDRIWIIILSLWLISCIFPVIHYSIGKRDPAVDILSTPVLCKSTIVNSSPIQEMFRAVVNILFFAVVAVVIIFTYVRILLETRKMRQDKVSVNKAMHTVLLHGFQLLLCVLAFTYPITETLVVLHANWLPEDIAFFNYFCFILTPRFLSPLIYGFRDQSLRGCIRKTFPCCSDKVKPGVRGIWKAVLTFNH